In the Ilumatobacteraceae bacterium genome, one interval contains:
- a CDS encoding pirin family protein — protein MTQINIRRAGERFATKIDWLDSKHSFSFGPHYDPGNTHHGLLLVHNDDIVRAGTGFGTHPHRDMEIVTWVLSGELEHRDSEGNHGVIVPGHAQRMSAGTGIRHSERNPSSTTDVHFLQMWVPPDTDGIDPGYEQLDVGAELASGGLVPVASGKGHDAAITIHQREAVLWAARLDAGASADVPDDRHVHVFVARGSGDLDPGGRLGTGDAARLVEADGLRFTAGDDGAEVLIWATA, from the coding sequence ATGACGCAGATCAACATCCGCCGGGCCGGTGAGCGCTTCGCCACCAAGATCGACTGGCTCGACTCGAAGCACTCTTTCAGCTTCGGGCCCCACTACGACCCCGGCAACACGCACCACGGGCTGCTCCTCGTCCACAACGACGACATCGTGCGAGCCGGCACCGGGTTCGGCACCCATCCGCATCGCGACATGGAGATCGTCACGTGGGTGCTCTCGGGCGAACTCGAACACCGCGACTCCGAGGGCAACCACGGCGTGATCGTGCCCGGCCATGCGCAGCGCATGTCGGCCGGCACCGGCATCCGTCACAGCGAACGCAACCCGAGTTCGACGACCGACGTCCACTTCCTCCAGATGTGGGTGCCGCCGGACACCGACGGCATCGACCCCGGCTACGAACAGCTCGACGTCGGCGCCGAGCTGGCGAGCGGCGGGCTGGTCCCCGTCGCATCCGGCAAGGGCCACGACGCCGCGATCACGATCCATCAGCGCGAGGCCGTGCTGTGGGCCGCTCGGCTCGACGCCGGCGCGAGCGCCGACGTGCCCGACGACCGTCACGTCCACGTGTTCGTCGCCCGGGGCTCCGGCGACCTCGATCCGGGTGGGCGGCTCGGCACCGGTGACGCGGCGCGCCTCGTCGAAGCCGACGGTCTCCGGTTCACCGCCGGCGACGACGGCGCCGAGGTGCTGATCTGGGCCACCGCCTGA
- a CDS encoding MoaD/ThiS family protein: MVEVEFAKAFRRHVDCPSASVDAGSVREAFEAYFAAHPAVRSYVLDDAGAARQHVAVFLNDDLIVDRSTLTDTVVDGDRLHVFQALSGGCT, from the coding sequence GTGGTGGAAGTCGAGTTCGCCAAGGCCTTCCGGCGTCACGTCGACTGCCCGAGCGCGTCCGTCGACGCGGGGTCCGTTCGTGAGGCGTTCGAGGCGTACTTCGCCGCGCATCCCGCCGTGCGCAGCTACGTGCTCGACGACGCCGGCGCGGCCCGCCAACACGTCGCGGTCTTCCTCAACGACGACCTGATCGTCGATCGGTCCACGCTGACCGACACGGTCGTCGACGGCGACCGACTCCACGTCTTCCAAGCACTCTCCGGAGGTTGCACATGA
- a CDS encoding sigma-70 family RNA polymerase sigma factor — protein sequence MRQSENVAVRQGPAATLEVLYRAEYTGMVRLAFTLIGNAAEAEEVVQESFVDISIRLDDPDTRIGKPGAYLRTIVVGRCGSVIRRRRLMQMHPPEPPADLPASAELLWDVLHILPEHQRIVVVLKYYGGYRASEIARITEQPAATVRSHLRRALATMRKELTP from the coding sequence ATGCGACAGTCCGAGAACGTGGCGGTCCGACAGGGGCCCGCCGCCACGCTCGAGGTGCTGTACCGCGCCGAGTACACCGGCATGGTGCGTCTCGCATTCACGCTCATCGGGAATGCTGCCGAAGCCGAAGAGGTCGTCCAAGAGTCTTTCGTGGACATCTCGATCCGACTCGACGACCCGGACACCCGGATTGGGAAGCCCGGCGCGTATCTCCGCACCATCGTGGTGGGCAGGTGCGGGTCGGTCATCCGACGACGACGGCTGATGCAGATGCACCCACCGGAGCCACCGGCCGACCTTCCAGCGTCGGCCGAGTTGCTCTGGGACGTGCTGCACATCCTTCCCGAGCATCAACGCATCGTCGTGGTGTTGAAGTACTACGGCGGTTACCGGGCCTCTGAGATCGCCAGGATCACCGAGCAGCCAGCGGCGACCGTCAGGTCACATCTGCGACGAGCGTTGGCCACCATGCGAAAGGAGCTCACGCCATGA
- a CDS encoding sigma-70 family RNA polymerase sigma factor: MRDTEAVAVRQGPAATLEVLYRAEYTGMVRLAFTLIGNNAEAEEVVQDSFLEISRRFDDLGQPGAYLRTVVVSRCRSVLRRRRLMRQNPPTRPSDLPPEVESLWDVLEQLPEHQRIAVVLRYYCGYRAAEIAKITDQPAATVRSHLRRAMKSMRKELTP; encoded by the coding sequence GTGCGAGACACCGAGGCCGTGGCGGTCCGACAGGGGCCCGCCGCCACGCTCGAGGTCTTGTACCGCGCCGAGTACACCGGCATGGTACGGCTCGCATTCACGCTCATCGGGAACAACGCAGAGGCGGAGGAGGTCGTTCAGGACTCGTTCCTGGAGATCTCGCGACGCTTCGACGACCTGGGACAACCCGGCGCCTACCTGCGCACCGTCGTGGTGAGCAGGTGCCGGTCAGTACTTCGACGCCGCCGCCTCATGCGCCAGAACCCACCGACTCGACCGTCGGACCTTCCTCCGGAGGTCGAGTCGCTGTGGGACGTCCTGGAGCAACTTCCCGAACATCAACGCATCGCGGTCGTACTCCGGTACTACTGCGGATACCGGGCCGCTGAGATCGCCAAGATCACCGACCAGCCCGCCGCCACCGTCCGATCGCACCTGCGACGGGCGATGAAGTCGATGCGCAAGGAGCTCACACCATGA
- the ligD gene encoding non-homologous end-joining DNA ligase translates to MPKEDHGEPVELVADGRPVTISSPDKVLFPKLGLTKLDLAEYYLAVGEPLMRWIRNRPVLLERYPNGVGQKSFFQKRIPDSAPDWLTTTTVQTINGTESRALVIADLAHVLWAANQGVLGLHVWQYTADKPQWADELRIDLDPSPGQTFDHIREAAMHVRLYFAELGIRSYVKTTGSKGLHIYVRVVDGYDSFAVRGASVTVARELARRHPDLITDEWWKELRDGRVFVDFNQNAPHKNVFGAWGVRPRVGAQVSTPFEWDELMDVMPDELTMLTVPDRLAERGDPWADMDDEPQEIGPLVERFADDIADGIPDAPWPPVYPKMPNEAPRVQPSRAKQSD, encoded by the coding sequence ATGCCGAAGGAGGATCACGGGGAACCGGTCGAACTGGTGGCCGATGGCCGCCCGGTCACGATCAGCAGCCCGGACAAGGTGCTGTTCCCGAAGCTCGGCCTGACCAAGCTCGACCTCGCGGAGTACTACCTCGCGGTCGGTGAGCCGCTGATGCGTTGGATTCGCAACCGGCCGGTGCTCCTCGAGCGGTACCCGAACGGGGTGGGGCAGAAGTCGTTCTTCCAGAAGCGGATCCCCGACTCGGCGCCCGATTGGCTGACCACCACGACGGTGCAGACCATCAACGGCACCGAATCGCGAGCCCTCGTGATCGCCGACCTCGCACATGTGCTGTGGGCGGCGAACCAGGGTGTGCTCGGCCTCCACGTGTGGCAGTACACCGCCGACAAGCCACAGTGGGCCGACGAGCTGCGGATCGACCTCGACCCGTCGCCGGGCCAGACGTTCGACCACATCCGCGAGGCAGCGATGCACGTCCGGCTGTACTTCGCCGAACTCGGTATCCGTTCGTACGTCAAGACCACCGGCAGCAAGGGGCTGCACATCTACGTGCGCGTCGTCGACGGATACGACTCGTTCGCCGTGCGGGGCGCTTCGGTCACCGTCGCTCGAGAGCTCGCCCGTCGGCACCCCGACCTGATCACCGACGAGTGGTGGAAGGAACTGCGCGACGGCCGGGTGTTCGTCGACTTCAACCAGAACGCTCCGCACAAGAACGTGTTCGGTGCGTGGGGTGTGCGTCCACGGGTCGGTGCCCAGGTGTCCACCCCGTTCGAGTGGGACGAGTTGATGGACGTGATGCCCGACGAGCTGACGATGCTCACCGTGCCCGACCGTCTCGCCGAGCGCGGCGACCCGTGGGCCGACATGGACGACGAGCCGCAGGAGATCGGTCCACTCGTCGAGCGGTTCGCCGACGACATCGCCGACGGCATCCCCGACGCACCGTGGCCGCCGGTGTACCCGAAGATGCCGAACGAGGCGCCGAGGGTCCAGCCCAGCCGCGCCAAGCAGTCGGACTGA
- a CDS encoding aminotransferase, translated as MDAGTTSEIVERDRRHLIHPYQVFDTVMVDDVLPIDRGAGAHLVDSDGREYLDAVGGMWCTNIGLGRDEMADAIAQQVRELAYANPFVDMTNGPAGLLCEKLAELAPGDLNRVFLSTGGSTAVDAAYRLIQFYQYVRGTPEKRHVLSRVDAYHGTTYASVSIGGKPGDRVPGFEYIEDTIHHLSSPNRYAYGDGRTEQEFADDLVAEFRAKIDELGPANIAAFFAEPIMGSGGVIMPPADYLQRLHALCREHDIVYVSDEVVTGFGRLGEWFASESVFGIVPDIITSAKGLTSGYLPLGATIVSDRIYDVIAETGHDRYFAVGFTYSGHPVSCAAALKNIEIIEREGLLEHVREIGPYFQEQLATLADLPMVGDVRGSHLMACVEFVEDRETRRHYPEELDVGKLVANACEPRGLIVRPMVHLNVMSPPLVIDRDDVDRIVATLRDAIVEVRAQLS; from the coding sequence ATGGACGCAGGCACCACCTCCGAGATCGTCGAGCGAGATCGACGGCACCTCATCCACCCGTACCAGGTGTTCGACACCGTGATGGTCGACGACGTGCTGCCGATCGACCGCGGTGCCGGTGCCCATCTGGTCGACTCCGACGGGCGCGAGTACCTCGACGCGGTCGGCGGCATGTGGTGCACCAACATCGGCCTGGGCCGCGACGAGATGGCCGACGCCATCGCGCAGCAGGTGCGCGAGCTGGCGTACGCGAATCCGTTCGTCGACATGACCAACGGTCCGGCAGGGCTCCTGTGCGAGAAGCTCGCCGAGCTCGCGCCCGGAGACCTGAACCGGGTCTTCCTGTCGACCGGCGGTTCGACCGCCGTCGATGCGGCGTACCGGCTGATCCAGTTCTACCAGTACGTGCGCGGTACCCCGGAGAAGCGCCACGTCCTAAGCCGCGTCGACGCGTACCACGGCACCACCTACGCCTCGGTCTCGATCGGCGGCAAGCCCGGCGACCGTGTGCCCGGGTTCGAGTACATCGAGGACACGATCCATCACCTGTCATCGCCGAACCGGTACGCGTACGGCGACGGGCGCACCGAGCAGGAGTTCGCCGATGATCTCGTCGCCGAGTTCCGGGCGAAGATCGACGAGCTGGGTCCGGCGAACATCGCGGCCTTCTTCGCCGAACCGATCATGGGGTCGGGTGGCGTGATCATGCCGCCGGCCGACTACCTGCAGCGGCTGCACGCGCTGTGTCGCGAGCACGACATAGTCTACGTCTCCGATGAGGTGGTCACCGGGTTCGGTCGGCTCGGCGAGTGGTTCGCGTCGGAGTCGGTGTTCGGGATCGTGCCCGACATCATCACGAGCGCCAAGGGGCTGACCTCGGGCTACCTCCCACTCGGGGCGACGATCGTCAGCGACCGGATCTACGACGTGATCGCCGAGACCGGGCACGATCGCTACTTCGCGGTCGGGTTCACGTACTCGGGGCACCCGGTCTCGTGTGCCGCCGCGCTGAAGAACATCGAGATCATCGAACGGGAGGGCTTGCTCGAGCACGTCCGCGAGATCGGCCCGTACTTCCAGGAGCAACTCGCGACGCTGGCCGACCTCCCGATGGTCGGCGACGTGCGCGGCTCGCACCTGATGGCGTGCGTCGAGTTCGTCGAGGACCGGGAGACGCGACGGCACTACCCGGAGGAGCTCGACGTCGGCAAGCTGGTCGCGAACGCGTGCGAGCCCCGCGGCTTGATCGTGCGGCCGATGGTGCACCTCAACGTGATGTCGCCACCGCTCGTCATCGACCGGGACGACGTCGACCGGATCGTGGCGACGTTGCGCGACGCGATCGTCGAGGTGCGTGCGCAACTGAGCTGA
- a CDS encoding metalloregulator ArsR/SmtB family transcription factor produces the protein MSFVANDDGFRALASPTRRTLLRLVRDEAQPVGALAEQLAISQPAVSQHLAVLRDAGLVSVEPDGRRRLYRADTDALLELRGYFDGYWSDAVDRLADVAERAARQRQAAS, from the coding sequence ATGTCGTTCGTGGCGAACGACGACGGATTCAGAGCGCTGGCCAGCCCGACCCGGCGCACGCTCCTGCGCCTCGTGCGCGACGAGGCGCAGCCGGTCGGCGCGCTCGCCGAACAACTGGCGATCTCACAGCCGGCCGTCAGCCAGCACCTCGCCGTTTTGCGCGACGCCGGGCTCGTGTCGGTCGAGCCAGATGGTCGACGGCGCCTGTACCGGGCCGACACCGATGCGCTGTTGGAGCTCCGTGGCTACTTCGACGGCTACTGGTCGGACGCTGTCGACCGCTTGGCCGATGTCGCGGAGCGAGCTGCCAGGCAGCGGCAGGCGGCATCGTGA
- a CDS encoding SRPBCC domain-containing protein yields the protein MILAGCDRLIAAPVDLVWALVSTADGLREWMAVEAEVDLRVGGTIRWEHDNGWIVAGTVREVSPMRRLSYTYGWERGGFPVPIDSSVVTIELAARGAATRLTVRHEGLTPEMAEQHTGGWRTFTDLLAERAERGSVAGVGGEQ from the coding sequence GTGATCCTCGCGGGGTGCGATCGACTCATCGCGGCGCCGGTCGATCTGGTCTGGGCGCTCGTCAGTACCGCCGACGGCCTGCGTGAGTGGATGGCCGTCGAGGCCGAGGTCGACCTGCGAGTCGGCGGCACGATCCGCTGGGAGCACGACAACGGGTGGATCGTCGCCGGCACCGTTCGGGAGGTCTCGCCGATGCGGCGACTGTCCTACACGTACGGCTGGGAACGCGGCGGGTTCCCGGTGCCGATCGACTCGAGCGTCGTCACGATCGAACTCGCCGCCCGCGGTGCAGCGACCCGGCTCACCGTTCGCCACGAAGGACTCACGCCCGAGATGGCCGAGCAGCACACCGGGGGGTGGCGAACGTTCACCGATCTGCTGGCCGAGCGGGCCGAGCGCGGGTCGGTGGCCGGAGTCGGGGGTGAGCAGTGA
- a CDS encoding DUF2461 family protein: protein MNFTGFDPAAIALLGRLPGMSVEAYAAHKAELAAGVTRPGASLIAAVADRLDADLTVVPRSSVSPLHRDLRFAPAGAARYKDHLLLTAWEGADKKASPMVWIRVDSSRVGFASGIGFTPTVRERWRHAIGGDVGAALELELDELERERAAEVAGDQVKKVPAPFAADHPRADLLRHTGFQVRFIDDLPDSVDTPDFTDWCADRLAALLPVHRWLIANLVA from the coding sequence GTGAACTTCACCGGATTCGACCCGGCCGCGATCGCACTGCTCGGCCGGCTCCCGGGGATGTCCGTCGAGGCGTACGCGGCGCACAAGGCCGAGCTGGCGGCCGGCGTCACCCGACCGGGTGCGAGCCTGATCGCGGCGGTCGCCGACCGGCTCGACGCCGACCTCACCGTGGTGCCACGCAGCTCGGTCTCGCCGCTCCACCGCGACCTCCGATTCGCTCCCGCCGGTGCCGCCCGGTACAAGGACCATCTCCTGCTCACCGCCTGGGAGGGTGCCGACAAGAAGGCGTCGCCGATGGTCTGGATCCGGGTCGACTCGTCGCGGGTCGGATTCGCGAGCGGCATCGGGTTCACGCCTACGGTGCGGGAGCGGTGGCGTCATGCGATCGGCGGTGATGTCGGCGCGGCGCTCGAACTCGAACTCGACGAGCTCGAGCGCGAGCGAGCCGCCGAGGTGGCCGGCGATCAGGTCAAGAAGGTTCCGGCGCCGTTCGCTGCCGACCATCCGCGGGCCGACCTCCTCCGACACACCGGATTCCAGGTCCGGTTCATCGACGACCTGCCCGACTCGGTCGATACCCCCGACTTCACCGACTGGTGCGCCGATCGGCTGGCGGCACTGCTGCCCGTCCACCGATGGCTGATCGCCAACCTGGTCGCCTGA
- a CDS encoding SIMPL domain-containing protein (The SIMPL domain is named for its presence in mouse protein SIMPL (signalling molecule that associates with mouse pelle-like kinase). Bacterial member BP26, from Brucella, was shown to assemble into a channel-like structure, while YggE from E. coli has been associated with resistance to oxidative stress.), with protein MKRKISVVGSAVASVEPDVANVNCGVVTRGAYAQEVLARANESLHRIIEAAVAAGVDRSDLRTRGPNLHPTEHGYQGSNDLVVVARDLGLLGGVIDAMVAAGGPDVTLHGVNFSVADPSEHLPQLRAAAMAAALEIATQLASAGGAAVGEVLTIDESSGYQTPTVMAMESRGLRGTPVEAGQQQVRIDVNVTYRLIDPS; from the coding sequence GTGAAGCGGAAGATCTCGGTGGTCGGCAGTGCGGTGGCGTCGGTGGAGCCCGACGTCGCGAACGTGAACTGCGGCGTCGTCACACGCGGTGCGTATGCGCAGGAGGTGCTGGCACGCGCCAACGAATCGCTCCACCGGATCATCGAGGCCGCCGTCGCGGCAGGCGTGGATCGCTCCGACCTGCGGACCCGCGGCCCGAACCTCCACCCGACCGAGCACGGCTACCAGGGCAGCAACGACCTCGTCGTCGTCGCCCGCGATCTCGGGTTGCTCGGTGGCGTGATCGACGCGATGGTCGCGGCCGGTGGCCCCGACGTGACGCTGCACGGCGTGAACTTCTCCGTCGCCGATCCGAGCGAACACCTGCCGCAACTGCGGGCGGCGGCGATGGCGGCGGCGCTCGAGATCGCGACACAACTGGCGTCGGCGGGCGGCGCAGCGGTCGGCGAGGTCCTCACGATCGACGAATCCAGCGGGTACCAAACACCCACGGTGATGGCGATGGAGAGCCGGGGGTTGCGCGGCACACCCGTCGAGGCCGGGCAGCAGCAGGTGCGGATCGACGTCAACGTCACCTACCGACTGATCGACCCGAGCTGA
- a CDS encoding DMT family transporter, with amino-acid sequence MIDGRERGWALAGIGMLLVSTDSFFVRRADFDSWTISFLFACASTVALGAYFLVSTREPIRRTLGREPWSLAGLALLSSATQIAFVAAINHTAVANVVVIVAATPIVSAGLAWLLLRERTSRRVAAAIVATVAGVVIVVGGSFGSPTLDGDLLAILAVVLVSLSLVLWRRSPGIDRPLALALSSATMALVTAPFASVGSAPMRVFVAAGLMGLIFNPLGRLSYTTAPRYAPTAEVALFTPVETVAATLWAWLFFSERPSTTTVLGGVIVLGAVLAGTVGGRRPRLPPS; translated from the coding sequence GTGATCGACGGTCGAGAGCGAGGCTGGGCGCTGGCCGGCATCGGCATGCTGCTGGTGTCGACCGACTCGTTCTTCGTCCGGCGTGCCGACTTCGACTCGTGGACGATCTCGTTCCTCTTCGCCTGCGCGTCGACGGTCGCGCTCGGTGCGTACTTCCTGGTCTCGACCCGCGAGCCGATCCGCCGGACGCTGGGACGTGAGCCGTGGTCGCTGGCCGGCCTCGCCCTCCTGTCGAGCGCCACCCAGATCGCATTCGTCGCCGCCATCAACCACACCGCTGTCGCGAACGTCGTCGTGATCGTCGCGGCCACGCCGATCGTTTCGGCCGGACTCGCCTGGTTGCTGTTGCGGGAACGCACGAGCCGGCGCGTCGCGGCAGCGATCGTCGCCACCGTGGCCGGAGTCGTCATCGTGGTCGGCGGATCGTTCGGGAGCCCGACGCTCGACGGCGACCTGTTGGCGATCCTCGCCGTGGTGCTCGTCTCGCTCAGCCTGGTGCTGTGGCGCCGCTCCCCCGGCATCGACCGACCGTTGGCGCTGGCGCTCAGTTCGGCCACCATGGCGCTCGTCACCGCCCCGTTCGCGTCGGTCGGATCGGCTCCGATGCGGGTCTTCGTGGCGGCCGGGCTCATGGGGTTGATCTTCAACCCCCTGGGTCGGCTCTCGTACACGACCGCGCCGCGGTATGCGCCGACCGCCGAGGTCGCACTGTTCACCCCGGTGGAGACGGTCGCAGCGACGCTCTGGGCGTGGCTGTTCTTCTCCGAGCGCCCATCGACCACCACCGTGCTCGGGGGCGTGATCGTGTTGGGAGCCGTGCTCGCCGGCACCGTCGGCGGCCGACGACCGCGCCTGCCACCGAGCTGA
- the dapD gene encoding 2,3,4,5-tetrahydropyridine-2,6-dicarboxylate N-succinyltransferase, with translation MTRMAWGAGLTTVDADGTVLDAWFRWFGWGEYGDDEMMREHAIDEQLGLRDERDELRNVTIRPIRLSIDVDEAPASVADGYLRLHLLSGRLAAPHSLNLDGIFGALTNVAWTSLGPVAIGELEAVRLRARKAGQTVRVHGVDRFPAMLDYVVPSGVRIADGTRVRLGAHLAEGTVVMHEGFCNFNAGTLGTSMVEGRISAGVVVGDGSDVGGGASIQGTLSGGGTETISVGERCLLGANSGIGISLGDDCVVEAGLYVTAATPVLTPDGVVKARELSGISSVMFIRDGQTGQVSARPRSRSWGELNADLHAND, from the coding sequence ATGACACGGATGGCTTGGGGTGCCGGTCTGACGACCGTCGACGCCGACGGAACGGTGCTCGACGCCTGGTTCCGATGGTTCGGCTGGGGCGAGTACGGCGACGACGAGATGATGCGCGAACACGCGATCGACGAACAGCTCGGTCTGCGCGACGAGCGCGACGAACTGCGCAACGTGACGATCCGCCCGATCCGGCTCTCGATCGACGTCGACGAGGCTCCGGCATCCGTCGCCGACGGCTACCTGCGGCTCCACCTCCTGTCCGGCCGGCTCGCCGCCCCGCACTCGCTCAACCTCGACGGCATCTTCGGCGCGCTCACGAACGTGGCGTGGACCAGCCTCGGCCCGGTGGCGATCGGCGAGCTCGAGGCCGTTCGGCTACGGGCTCGTAAGGCCGGCCAGACCGTGCGCGTCCACGGTGTCGACCGGTTCCCGGCCATGCTCGACTACGTCGTGCCGTCGGGCGTGCGGATCGCCGACGGGACCCGGGTCCGGCTCGGCGCCCACCTGGCCGAGGGCACGGTCGTGATGCACGAGGGCTTCTGCAACTTCAATGCCGGCACGCTGGGCACCTCGATGGTCGAGGGACGCATCTCGGCCGGTGTGGTGGTCGGCGACGGTTCCGACGTCGGCGGCGGTGCCTCGATCCAGGGCACGTTGTCGGGCGGCGGCACCGAGACGATCTCGGTCGGCGAACGCTGCCTGCTCGGAGCGAACTCCGGCATCGGCATCAGCCTCGGCGACGACTGCGTGGTCGAGGCCGGCCTGTACGTGACGGCGGCGACGCCGGTCCTGACGCCCGACGGCGTGGTCAAGGCTCGCGAGCTCTCCGGTATCAGCAGCGTGATGTTCATCCGCGACGGCCAGACCGGTCAGGTCAGCGCCCGCCCGAGGTCACGATCGTGGGGCGAACTCAACGCCGACCTCCACGCCAACGACTGA
- the lysS gene encoding lysine--tRNA ligase, whose amino-acid sequence MSDSTDDQNQSTGSGLVAEKARRLERIAELRDQGVEPYPYRFDRSHTLSEVRAEWGDLEAGTETEHEVAVAGRVMLKRDTGKLVFATIRDRGDEIQLFVSKAVTGDDHFADVKALDLGDWVGVSGTVMTTRKGELSVKAVTVQLLSKAVRPMPDKWHGLTDTDTRFRQRYADLIVNDEARRAFEIRHEVIASFRRTLHGHGFIEVETPVLHVEAGGAHARPFVTHHNALDMDLYLRIALELHLKRLIVGGMERVFEIGRIFRNEGISTRHNPEFTMMELYQAFGDWNEVMDITEELVTQAARDAIGTTVLTIRGQEIDLAEPWPRKRMIDFVGDAIGREVHPSQPIDELRALAREHGVRYEDRWGGGKLVEELFEALCEADIVRPTFVTGHPTEISPLARTDRDDPWLTERFEIFVDSRELGNGYSELNDPVEQRARFEDEQAAKEAGDAEAGTVDEDYLRALEYGMPPTGGLGIGMDRVAMLIAGVDSIKEVILFPTLRHEQDGPTDDPHDDADEGDDS is encoded by the coding sequence GTGAGCGACAGCACCGACGACCAGAACCAGTCGACCGGAAGCGGACTCGTCGCCGAGAAGGCACGGCGTCTCGAACGCATCGCCGAGCTGCGCGACCAGGGCGTCGAGCCGTACCCCTACCGCTTCGACCGTTCGCACACGCTGTCCGAGGTCCGGGCCGAATGGGGCGACCTCGAAGCCGGCACCGAGACCGAGCACGAGGTGGCCGTCGCGGGTCGTGTCATGCTCAAGCGCGACACCGGCAAGTTGGTGTTCGCGACGATTCGCGACCGTGGCGACGAGATCCAGCTGTTCGTCAGCAAGGCCGTCACCGGCGACGACCACTTCGCCGATGTCAAGGCGCTCGACCTCGGCGACTGGGTCGGCGTCAGCGGCACGGTCATGACGACCCGCAAGGGCGAACTGTCGGTCAAGGCGGTCACGGTCCAGCTCCTGTCGAAGGCCGTGCGCCCGATGCCCGACAAGTGGCACGGGTTGACCGACACCGACACCCGGTTCCGGCAGCGGTACGCCGACCTGATCGTCAACGACGAGGCACGGCGCGCATTCGAGATCCGCCACGAGGTCATCGCCAGCTTCCGCCGCACGCTCCACGGCCACGGGTTCATCGAGGTCGAGACACCGGTGCTGCACGTCGAGGCCGGCGGCGCCCACGCGCGACCGTTCGTCACGCACCACAACGCGCTCGACATGGACCTGTACCTGCGGATCGCGCTCGAGCTGCACCTCAAGCGGCTGATCGTCGGCGGCATGGAGCGAGTGTTCGAGATCGGGCGGATCTTCCGCAACGAGGGCATCTCGACGCGGCACAACCCCGAGTTCACGATGATGGAGCTCTACCAGGCGTTCGGCGACTGGAACGAGGTCATGGACATCACCGAGGAGCTCGTCACCCAGGCCGCCCGCGATGCGATCGGCACCACCGTGCTGACCATCCGGGGCCAGGAGATCGATCTCGCCGAGCCGTGGCCACGCAAACGGATGATCGACTTCGTCGGCGACGCCATCGGCCGCGAGGTACATCCCTCCCAACCGATCGACGAACTCCGTGCGCTCGCACGTGAACACGGCGTTCGATACGAGGACCGGTGGGGTGGCGGCAAGCTCGTCGAAGAGCTGTTCGAGGCGCTGTGCGAGGCCGACATCGTGCGTCCCACCTTCGTGACCGGCCATCCGACCGAGATCTCGCCGCTGGCCCGCACCGACCGCGACGACCCGTGGTTGACCGAGCGTTTCGAGATCTTCGTCGACTCGCGTGAGCTCGGCAACGGCTACTCCGAGCTCAACGACCCCGTCGAACAGCGCGCCCGGTTCGAAGACGAACAGGCCGCCAAGGAAGCCGGTGACGCCGAAGCCGGCACGGTCGACGAGGACTACCTGCGGGCGCTCGAGTACGGCATGCCGCCGACCGGCGGTCTCGGGATCGGCATGGACCGCGTCGCGATGCTGATCGCCGGCGTCGATTCGATCAAGGAAGTGATCCTGTTCCCGACGCTGCGTCACGAACAGGACGGCCCGACGGACGACCCGCACGACGACGCGGACGAAGGAGACGACTCATGA